DNA from Musa acuminata AAA Group cultivar baxijiao chromosome BXJ1-5, Cavendish_Baxijiao_AAA, whole genome shotgun sequence:
ttttctcttttgtggtaaTTTGGATTTATCTGATTTGAATAAACTGGATTGGGATATCCTTTAATAAAATTTGGAAAAAGCTAAGATATAATAGAAACAATTGGGATGTACCTGACACTGATAAGCCGCAGATGAAGGTTCCATGCATTCCAATAAGGCAACTGTCAAGTAGAAATGCAGATGTAAATTCCCACCACCTATATACAAACAAGAAGTGGAACAACCAATTACAACCTTGCAAAACATATTTGCTTAAGACAAGAAACAGGGAAAAGGTCACTCACGACTGATGATCCATCTTGCAAGATTgtgaatattttactaacatacaTACCATGGAAACTGAGAAGTTTCCTGATTGGTGACCAACCTGATCTACTTGGTAACAAAGATAGTAACCACAAAGGGTCAACAAACTTGAAAGGGAGATAGCAAACATAGCAGTTCTCATAATAAACACATCAATTCTCACAAAATTCAGTGAAACATTCCTTGGCATAATAAACAACTGCAAAATTGGaactaaagaaacaaaaattggccAGAATTGAATGGAAATAAACAAATAGGGCCTCGTCCCAAAACCTTTAAGGAGCGTGGAGATAatgaagaaaaaattattttatttcagaCACAACCAATCTGCTACAGAAACAAACGGTAAGCAAGCTTAAAAAAGCATGGATTTCCAGCCAGGGCACGGCATGCAGGTTGCTCAGCACCAAAAGCCATTTTATCGGTTGTGGGTGCAAGCATCACAAAGATAGTTGATGTGCCCTGTCAGGATCTGCATGAGGCAGCCCAGATTTAAGAAAACAATAATAAAAGTTTTTCCACTTCAAACATTCAGCATcatacacttgaaacaatcacatgGATTTCATATAATGCACATGAGAAATGGAACATGAAGAGAGAGGCAAGTGGAAAAGATCTTGTGTTAATTTTCAACTACAATACCCTGTAATATAATAAGTTTTCAACTCAAAAACTTATTATATTTTGCCTAGACAATCTACAAAAATCTAGCCaattaaatcaaaagaaaaaaaaggaacaatagagagagagaaaagttgTGATGCCAATGATAGTCTCATCCCTGCAGATAATAAGATCTCATTCATGTTATGTTACTAAAGGTTAGACCAAATAATTCTACCaagcagaagaaaaagaaaatccaaACTAGTAAATTATAATTAAAGGTACAATCACATTTGTGTCCTTAAGCATGTTACAAAAATATTAAATAGACAGACAATTGAAAGGAAACATGTCAGTGTTTACTTGATGCTATGAGTAGAACATAGTTGCACTAAAAATAAGTGTAAATTTTAGTGATAACATGTCCCACATGGGCATTGAATGAATATCCTGTTACAGCAAGTAGAACTATGCTTTCACTCCTTGAAAACAAAAACCACAATCATTTTCACAAGTGCTGCAGAGTAGACAAGCGACTGAAAACTAATAGGTATACAAAAGTAAGAACCAAAAAAGATTTCTAGGGATAAAGAAGTACAGGAATTTCCGATAAGATTATAACATATAGCTGCTGGGTGGCATTATGACATGTAAATTTCTGATcagataaataaaagaaaagatatcTACAAAAACCTCAATTATACTTTCAGGAATATTGCAATCTTACAAGGCTTCAACGATCAGTACCCAATACACACTAATTAAACCTTGTACCCATTTGGCAGCAAGATGTACTCTAATAGCCACACCAGCAATCAGGAGAGGCACTAGAAGTGTTACCAGTTGCAGAAAAATTTTCTGCTCACAAGTTCCTCTGATGCCTTAGAGTGCTGAAAAATAAAGCAATAGCCAAGTCTTAAATATTTTATCCACATGCATATGAGATATCATAGAACCTGAGTTTACTGTTTGGTGTCCAACTTGGCAACAAAGAAAGTGGTTGCAAAGGGACAACAGAAATGCACAATACAAGAAGATAAACATATCAATTACAACAAAATTCAGGGAGTCTTCCTTTGCATGCTAGCCACGGGAAAAGTCAGAACTAAAGAAACAAATATTATCCAGGGTCAAATGGAAATAAACAATTATTAGGACCTTGTCCCAAAACCTTCATGAAAATAAATAGGAGCATGGAAAatactgaaaaaaaaaattaacttagCTTCAACCACAATCACTTTGATAGAGAATCAAACTGCAAGCAAGCATGGCTTTTATATAATGCACATGTGAAATGGAACTTGCAGAAAGAGGCAATTGCAAAAGATCTTGTGTTGTTTTTCAACTACAATCCCCTATAGTATAAAAGAGATGTAGGTGATGACAACACCCTTTTTATGAGTGTTTTTTAGCCTCAACTACCATGATATCTTGGCAAGAGGACAACTCAAAAACTCATAGACAGTCAAACAAAAAACTGGGGAGTTAAATTAAAAGAAAGAATAGGAACATGAGAACaagaggagagagagacagagacagagagaatAAACTTATGATGCCCATGATAGTCTCATCTCTTATAATGACAATGCAAAAGCTCATAGACAGTCCAACAAAAAAATGTGTGAGttaaatcaaaagaaagaaaaggaacatatgatagagagagaggagagagagagcaaaCTTATGATGTCCATGATAGTCTCATCTCTGCAGATAATAAGATTTCATTTACATTATGCTAGTAAAAGGTAGACCAAAAACTCTACAAAGTAGACATAAAAGAACATCCAAATTAGTGAACTATTAGTTGAAAGTACAATGACGTTAATGCCCTTAAATGTGAGAAAATATTAGATAAGACAGACATCTAAAAGGAAACATATGATTATTTGCCTGACACTGTGTAGAATAGCTGCACTAAAATTAAAACAGTATGTAAAATTTAATGATCACAGAATGTCCAACATAGATAATTGAATGATGTCCTGTTACAGCATGAGAACATGTAATTCAAATCCTGAAATACAGAAATTAGAATCATTTCAACAAAGAGCAGCAAAGCACAAGTTGCAGAAAAGAATTAGGTACCTGTGACCACTACATAAGAACTAAGATAAACAAAGATAGATTATCAGGGGTAAAGAAGTACAGGAATTTCTGATAGGATAATACCATTTAGCTGCAGGGTAGCACTAATTTCTGATcagttaaataaaataaaataaatcttaGATAACATCAATTTTAATTTCAGGAATATTGTAATCTTACAAAGCTCCAAAAATCAATGTCCAATACACACAATCAAGCTATCATCCATGTCAAGTGTCGATATCGGATCCATTTGGCAGCAAGATGAACTCCAATAGCCATGGCCGCAAGCAGGAGAGGCTCTGGAAGTCTTCTACCAGTAGCAGGCAATTTTCTACTCGGGAGTTCCTCTGATGTCTTAGAATGCTGAAAAATAGCAACAGCCAAGTATGAACCCATGACTAGGCCTCTGACCCATGGCTCACCAACAGCTGCTAAGACAGCAGCAGATGGCAGTAACgctgatatataatcttttttcttAATAAACCGTGAGTAACAAGACAACCCAAACAGGAACAACCAGAAGAGCAGCTCAGGAACAAAGTCCTTGACCACCCCAAACCCAATAAACCCTGCTAATGTAAGCAGATGTGATTGGCTGTTTACAGAGTCTGGAACTGTGGCTTCAGCAATGGCTAATACAGCTGTAGCAAACAAGATTACCCTCGTCAGCTCTGGTACAGGAGCAAATGCCACAACACTGGCATAAGCATATCTTGCAGAATTGAGGCAGAACTCAATGCATCTTATAAGCACAGTGATTAAATCACCAACATAGTGGAAAACAACAGCTAGGATCAGTTTGCCTAAATAACCAAGGAAATGCATGACCGCCAACATTGTCCTTTTCCAATTTGTGAGTTCCCATAATACAGTCCGCCAGgcataaacaagaaaaagaagtgcTGCAAGAAACAATAAGACagcaaaaataatattaaaaattacctAGTACAAAGGTAATAATTTATCTGcatatgaaaattaatataagataaATGGTAAAATAAGCAAAGCATGTTTTTTACTGCATCGCCAACAAAACTTTATCAATTTAACAATAAGATAATGTACTCAGGAACAAGAATTTTACCAATATTTCTAAAGAAGAATGATTCACCAAGGATTCTTGGAAGATAATTATTAGTTTTAATAACTTGAATCCAAAAGCTCATGTTTGCATTCTTAATTCTTTTGATCTTTTCCAACACTCAAAACAAACCTTTGGAACTAAATTTGGCAACAAATAAAGTGCAGTTCTAAATCAATTTTACTGTTAAACCATAAGACTTTATTTCACAGTACACAAGAGGCAACCCTCCAACTTAATGTCATTAATACAATGCATAAGATAGTTATGTGacatcgtacgataaaaacccaaAGATACAAACACATTAGTTTGCATTATGTACTCAAAAAATCTTTAAAACTACATAAGCTCATGCAACCGACTGCCGAATATTCCTTGGCCGAACACTGCACTGTTAGACAAGTAATTAGTGCTTACAACCTTGTAAATTATTAGGTATACATACCAACAACCCATGGCCACCTCACTGGGCGATCGGGGGCTTCCTTTGTAAGGTGGCGAAACCTCTCCGGCATCGTGCTCTGCCCCCTCATCTCATCATCCTCATCGACCCGCGAAGTTTCCGAGTTCCCACTGCCCCCGATTCGGGGAGCAAACGCGAGAAATCGCCGCTCGATTCTAGAAGAAAACCCTATTCGTGCCCGAGAAAGGAAAGGTTTCGGAGAGGAAGCGCCAACAAAGGTGAAATCCTTACCATGATTAGGTCTCGAAAGATGAAGACAAGACCTGGATTTAGCGGAAAAGGGAGGAGGGGCGCCGAGACGAGGAGAGGACCCCGTGGCGAGAGAACTGAAGGCGGGGAGCGCAACAGAAGCCATGGAGAGGAGGCGAAAGGGGAGCAGAGGAAGAGAACATCTCATATAAGCCCTACAAGCCGTAATTCCACCATCGCTTGGTGCGTCTCCAAAACCCTAAACATGGAACGCCATCGGTCACTGAACCGCAGCATGAGAAGCTCGGATAAGCCCTCGCCATGGTCGATATATATAGAACCCCTAACTATACAATTACATCAATGCCCTTTGGATGTGCCAAATGAAACTGTGATCAATcttattcaatattttttttataaataaataaataaatatatatataaaatatatattaaattaaattatttatttatttatttagagagAAATATAACTATACCAAAATGATTTATGGTGAGTTAATTATTAGTTGGGAGTTGGGATTTGCCACTTCtatttatgaatatatatatcatccctaatattcttcttttttttaatattcttaatTTTGTGTAAATAAACTTAATTTCTAGATACATATTTTCCCTTTAATTACATGGGATTTACATCTTGGTCTTCATCAATGATCTTCTATATCATCTGCTATGAGGCCTGAGTTCATGACATCTAAATCTGAAACCTAAATCCTCAAAACTTGTGAGATTCATGACATGTAATACACCAGTTTCCAGATTCATCATGTATGTGCAATGTATCTTAGATTTACTTCTGTTCTATGATCAAAAGAAAAGTGTGATGATAGAATAACATTCCATGACATTTCCACAGCAAACAATGCAATGCATTCTCAAAATTTAGATAGTCCTACATCTTGTACAGTTATAATTCTCTTTATCTATAACTCTTCATCATTCCCTTGATGGATTCACTGATAATTGACAGTGTCAAGGATAGCTTAGTTCATACAAAGAGGTCTATCTCCAGCATCATTTTGGAATGGTTGAGTTTTACGTTTAAATATACAAAGAgcacaaatagaaaaaaaaaaaaaagaagaaaaaagccaCAAACATGTCTCATACTACACGCGCTCGATGTTATCTTCCTTGCATCTCAACGAATTCCGAGTTCTTTCATCTTGCGACTTCGATTTGTCTCCTTCACCGATCTCCTTAGCagtgtatttttctttctttgagtCTTGAAAATGATCATTTGATGAAGTTGCAAGATACTCCAGAGCTGTCACAATGTCACTAACCAGTGGACGGCCGCTTGCTTGCTCTTGCAGACACATTGCTGCAACTGCAATAGCTTGGTAGAGGCCTTTTAATGGGTATTTGCCTTCCAGCAATGGATCAGCCATCTCCACATACCTCTTCTTATCTTTAAACAGTGGCTTTGCCTGCAAGACACAATGTTGTGTTTCTGGGTTAACAAATTAGGCAGACAAGAGACTGTGACCATGGCAGAGATACAGCATTAAGATTAGTCTTAGATGCATAAACATCAGAGTAACTTGGTCGAAAAATTCAGTGTGATACTGTTATAGCAAGTGAAGGAAATGAGCTCTAAACAAGCCAATTATCAAATAAATGCATAGCTTAGGGGAAATGATGTCTCATTAAGCTCACCATAGCTGCTAGCACTGAGTTCAGCAATTGCATAATTTGACCTACAAACTCTTAGAGATTTGATTAAACGTGCCAAGGAAATATGTTTCGGTCAGAAAAGTAaggggagaagaaaaagaagatttctATTGTAAGGGTATCAAAacctttatctttcatgacattgcATTCTTTCTACATTGGTAAATGGTGCAAAACTTCATCTTCCACAACCTCGGCATAGAACATATAAAGAGACATGATTTCTTGTTGTCTGTTTTCACAGATTTGTTTGTGCACTAATGATAATTGATCCTTCAGAAAGTTTAAATCACTGCAACTGTTGTGAATAAGTGTGCCAAATTTGAAATCAGTAAAATAGCATATCTGAGATTTTAGTGAAAACTTGAGAAGGCAAAGATCATACATACCACAGTGCTTTGCAGAATACAATGTTGTGTTGCTGGTTAAACAAATAAAGCTGATAAGTGGCAGAGTTGATGCCTTAAGAGTAGTATTAGATGCGTAAACTTGGATTAACTTCATTCAAACATTTAACACCATTAATGAACGAGAATTTGTAGTGTGATACTGTTATAACAAGTCAAGGAAATGAGCTCTAAACAAGTCAATTATGAAATTAAGTGCAAATTTAAGGAGAGATGATGCCTCGATAAGCTCACCATAGCTGCTAGCACTGAGTTCAGCTATTGCATACTTTAACCTACAAATTTTTAGAAATTTGATTAAGCATGCCAAATAAATATATTTCAGTTGGTTGGTTCAAAGCAAAAAGGGTTTTCCATTATTAGGGTATCACACACGTCGATCTTTCATACCATTGCATCCTTTATACAGATTTGCTTGTGTACTAATTAATGACAATGGATCTTTCAGAAAGTTCAAGTCACTGCAATCACACTAATATTATCATCTTGCTACTTCAGCACCATGTAAATAGTGGTGCCATCTAAGGTTATAGTGAAaacttcaaaacatataaaccatATCACAGTGGATTGCAGAAGTTCTTGAATCAGGCTAATCTCAGAGCTCTGCTTAAAGCTATGTACCAGAATTAGGCAGGAAAAATATGAAATGAACTCAATTATCATCTGAACATACCCAATGAACAAGATTCTGTTCGTTTGAAGGTCTCGATGCATCAATAGCCCTCCTTCCAGTTATGATCTCCAGTAACACGACACCGAAGCTGTATACATCAGACATTTTTGTTAATTGTCCTGTCAATGCATACTCAGGAGCACAATAGCCATAAGTCCCCATCACCCTGGTTGATACATGGCTCTTGTCTCCAATTGGTCCAACTTTGGCAAGGCCAAAGTCAGATAGCTTTGGGTTGTAGTCCTTATCGAGAAGAATATTGGATGCCTTTAAATCTCGATAGATCACAGGTGGATTTGCTGTATCGTGCAAATACTCCAGGCCTTTAGCGGCACCTTCCGCTATTCTCATTCTTGTGGTCCAGTCCAGCGGCTTCTTACTTGGGGAAAGATCTGTAGAAAATTCCAGTGGTTACTAATAATTATTAGTCAAATGGATCAGAAAAGTTCTTGATGGTTTACGGAGAAGATGATCCTCCAATGAGCCCAGCGGCATGTATTCATAGACCAGAATTCTTTGATCTCCATCAGCACAATAGCCAATTAGATTGACAAGGTTTGGGTGGTGAAGTAGACTGAGCATCAATACTTCAACAAGGAACTCTCTATTTCCCTGTGAGCCATTTCTTTGCAATTGCTTAACAGCTATATCCTGCAGAAATTGAATGAAGATGGTTACTGAAACCAAATCAACATTGATTGAGCTTATGAAGTAGAAGTGGCAATTGGCATTACTTGATTTGTATCCACAAGGTAACCTTTATAAACTTTACCAAATCCACCTTCACCAAGCAGACattctactttgaagttctttgTTGCAGTTGAAAGTTCATCAAATGCGAAAACACGAGCGGAATTGTTCCCCTGGCCTATCCGTAAGATCACTTCAGCTACAGATCTAAGCTTGAGGGTATCTGCACAAGTTTAATTTAAGGTGTTGCTGAACATCAGTTTCAATTTATGGGGTTTTAACAGTTGTAAATTTAAAGTATTGTTGTAAGATTGGTAGGCAGGAAAGAATcaaattaaaggaatatcgtAGAAAATTTAATTATAAGTAAGAGATGTCATCTTAAAATTGAATTTATAACTGACCAAAATAATTTCATCTGATGAACACAGACCAGCACAAATTCTATGAAAATAAGATTGCAAGAAGACATCTTTTTAGGCTCTAATCCATGGTTTTCAAGCTGGACAGTGAAAAATGCTCTTACAGAAACAATCTCAGATATCGAATGCTGAAATTGAAGGCTAAGCTAGATATACAATTCTGTAATGAGTAAGAATATCTGATTGCCATACATGATATTTTATCGCTGACATCTGATTCCTTGTAGAATAGACTGGTTCATTTAATGCTATCAAATTTGTTCTCAGTGATCAACAAGAAAAGTAGAATGAAATGGTGGAGTTTGTAGTGGAAGATAAAGCTAATTGTCATCAGGTAAATGCATCAAACATACCAGATTCAGTTGAAAGGTTATTGACTTGGGAGGAAAGCTTGTTCCCTCCTTTTTCAGCTTTCacctcttgaggttcatctctcaCGTTATAAGATTTGAAGCAGCAACAGACACCCATCCTTCTTCAAGTTGCTTACTCGACCTCAAATGACAATAAATCCACGCAACAAAAACTATAAAATTACAGATACTATCGCCAAAAGTGAATTAAGGCCATAAGGTACTGATTCCTACCCTGTGGATCGACCGAACTGTCGGTCCACTCAGGTGAAAGATTACTGGAACGAaccaaacaaaagaaagaaagaaagaaagaaagaaagaaagaaaaaaaaaaaatagtagaaCAAAGAAACAAAGAATTTATGAAAACTTTTCTTCCTTTGCTAATTCTGGTTTCTTTTCTTTGCGTCGGATGTTAGAATAGCAATGAAAGAATGGATGCAGTTCATTCATTGTTCCAACTTAGTTTGACAGAGTGTGAAGCTAAATTTAGCATCTCCCTGATTTGGAGTGTTATCATGATGTATGGAAGACTAACTCCAACACAAATGGAAGGGCTACCATTAATTCAGGTAATAACAGATTATAAAACCTGTTCCTCATAAGAACAGTTTTGGGTGAGGAAAGAATTTGTTTAAGATAAGGCTGAGACAACAGAAGTTGAAGAAAACATCTTGATCTTATCTTCTTTACCAAAGTTTAACTGTAAATATTACTTGTTAATTCAGCACCTACTCATAAACATTTACAGAGTAGCATTTTATCAAAAGCAGGTCTATCAAGCTCGCTTTACCCACTGCATTTTCCTTGCATGAATCCTAATTATTTTATTAGGAATTCCGATTCAGACTTTACTTTGTATGAGTTATTTAAAAATGATCAGAATTTTGTTTTTTGAGCTTTGGGCACAATATAGTTTTCaacctttttttaaaaaaatgtttaATCAAATTTAGTAGCATAGTATAGGAAAAATTCTGGtcgtaaaagaaagaaaagaaagaagagtcTTAAGTCGTTAAGTTATcagcttttgtaatttttgtcagCATGGAATTACTATCTAATTCATCTTTATCTTCATCTAACACACATGACTATGTTGGAGATTCTCCAACATAGTCATGCTATCTCTTCCATTCCattatataataaatgaaaaaaatagcAATTATATTTACCCCTTACTTCCTATAATAATGGTCATTATGGCCaagtaaaataatatattataaatattaaatgaTACTCTTACTGGTAAATTTTTGGAAATAATGTTTTGATTGTTATTAAATTGCTTTCCTATGTGACACATGTTTTTTTCCTTACTACAACCTAATACAAAATTCCCTACAATACAAAATATTTTACTTATAAGAACTAATAGTTATGGAAGGAAGACAAATAATGATCCATCATAGTGGTTATGATCAAGGTTCTCAATTTCAATGTGTACTACCTGGTATAAGGTGGTACGTATTGGTTCGAAAGGATACTGGTACATGGATTGCTCTCTATCGGGCGGTACCAGTATTTTGACCGGTACCAAGGTGTACCGACCAGTACTAAGGCATACTAATCGGTACCAAGGCATACCGATCGGTACTAAAGCGTATCGACTGTTATCGAGGCATATCGGTTGGTATGCCTTGACGTAATAGGTggaggtatttttaaggttttaggataAGACGTACCGACGATATATATCGATACGTACCGTACTGAGCAGAGCTCGGTACGCCGATACAGACCAGTATTCAAAACCCTAGTTATGATGAGTTGTAATTGTTTCAAGGGGTGTCATATCATTTAGAAGCTTTCAACGATCCTTAAGATACATGCTCACATGAACAAGAAGTTATAGAGAATTGTAGAATCCAAGACACAAATGAGGCTCCTTCACATCAAGAATGACCTGCTGGGATTTGATAAAACATCTAAACACCTATAATATGAGAATTCACATCTAGTAGCTGTTTCATAGATTGGAAAGTTCAAAGGATGTCGAAACTTTAGTAGCTGATATGAGAAATAGTCTGTTTCTTTGAAATATAAAAGTCAAGTATTGTAATACTGGACAATTTTTCAGATACAGATCTTCATAAGAGAGAACAGAAAAAAGAACATTCTTCGGCAGATTCAGTGATGATACAGCTTCTGCTGATCAAAATTAATTGATTTTAGCATAATTTACGAGCGAATTGCCTCTATGACCTATCACCAATCGTCGCTCAAACCATGGATTGCTCAAAACTATCTTCATATCACAGATTGCTCCTTGGTTGCATGGAAGACATTACTTCTTTTCTTATATCATCCCTTTTTAACTTCCCTGTGGTAGTCAATGGAAAAGGTCTTCTCCATAAAGAATAGATCTTTGGTATCTTGAATCTGCAATGAAGTTAGAAAGTAACACAGTTACAATTCTCATAGTCAGATTCTTCTGAAACTAAATTCGATTAGTGACATGGTTCAAAGGCCGATAACTCTAGTaaccaaaattaataataaattataagtaTGAAGAACAGAACAGACAATATCTAAAAACAACAGATACTAATGAATTAGGAGCTAAAAAACCATATCATGTTGCTCTCAAATTGACTTCAATGAAGTAGATGGGACACTAGACCTGCTTAAATTGCTCTGCCTGCAATAATCTTGGAAGATCTCAGGCGAAACTTCTTTTGCCTCCAGTGAGTATTTAGAACTATGATCGACCCATTTCCAACCTTCCTTTATGTTTAAACAAGCAACAACTTTTTCTGTGAAGCGGATGTCAGGAACACCAACCACCACAACTCTGAAGACTCCAGGATGCTGAGAAAGCACAGCTTCAACCTAAGCCATCAATAACAAAACAATATCAGAAAAGAAAGATATCTCTATAATGCATGATGGGTAGCATCCCAGAGTGCAGCAGAAAATAATCCAAAGAGCCCCTAAAAACATTCTTGAAGAATCTAAAGTTCTCTATACCTCTTCAGGGTAAACATTTTCTCCTCCAGTCTTTATATGACTCTTTTCACGGCCAACAAGCCACAGATCACCTTTGCCATCAAGCCAGCCAATGTCACCTGTGTCAAGCCATCTGTTCTCTGCAGACTCTGCCATAATTACATCTGTGCTGTCCCAATACCCAACCATAACATGCAAACCTCTAGTTAAGATATTCCCAACAAAGGAAGTGCAACAATTGTCACTACTGCCACATATCTTCAGCTCAATATGAGGGGGAGGCTTCCCAACACACACTCCCCCTAAATGGTGATGCCGTGAGTCTGCCTCAACATTGATCTTATCATGAAAAGATACACCAAAATTTTTAAACATGGGATCAAAAAGGGTCATGAAGGTCAATGAAGAACAAGACTCTGTCATCCCTGTCAAGTCATACAAAACTATTTCTTCAGAAGCAAAAATAATTCAGGATCTCAAGGAAGTGTAACAAGTTTCTGTGCTTGAACTGAAATTatagttaaaaaatttatatacccTTGGTTCTTTATAAGATGTTTAAATAGAAGGATTTGGATATACCATATATCTGATCAGTTCTGATAAACAAACAGGGAGATATAGGACTATGTATGTATTGGATATCTATTTAAACCACTCATGTTCCTTGGAACATCAGTTTGGTCTTTGCACATGTAACACTAGCAGTGTAGTGTTCCAGAATAATTAGCTACCACAGACTGGTATAACCAAAAAAGCATAAAGAACCAACAAAGGATGTTGACATACCATAAGCAGAAAGTATTTTAGCATGAGGGAACAAGTGACTGGCACACTTTGTAAGCTCTTCTGATAGGCCACCACCACCATTGAGAATCTTGCGTACAGTTTCTCCATCACTCCACATGTTGCATTTTCTACTATCAACAAGTCAAATTCAATGCCcgagaagaacagaaaagagatgTA
Protein-coding regions in this window:
- the LOC135674661 gene encoding uncharacterized protein LOC135674661; protein product: MRCSLPLLPFRLLSMASVALPAFSSLATGSSPRLGAPPPFSAKSRSCLHLSRPNHGKDFTFVGASSPKPFLSRARIGFSSRIERRFLAFAPRIGGSGNSETSRVDEDDEMRGQSTMPERFRHLTKEAPDRPVRWPWVVALLFLVYAWRTVLWELTNWKRTMLAVMHFLGYLGKLILAVVFHYVGDLITVLIRCIEFCLNSARYAYASVVAFAPVPELTRVILFATAVLAIAEATVPDSVNSQSHLLTLAGFIGFGVVKDFVPELLFWLFLFGLSCYSRFIKKKDYISALLPSAAVLAAVGEPWVRGLVMGSYLAVAIFQHSKTSEELPSRKLPATGRRLPEPLLLAAMAIGVHLAAKWIRYRHLTWMIA
- the LOC135674664 gene encoding probable serine/threonine-protein kinase PBL7, yielding MGVCCCFKSYNVRDEPQEVKAEKGGNKLSSQVNNLSTESDTLKLRSVAEVILRIGQGNNSARVFAFDELSTATKNFKVECLLGEGGFGKVYKGYLVDTNQDIAVKQLQRNGSQGNREFLVEVLMLSLLHHPNLVNLIGYCADGDQRILVYEYMPLGSLEDHLLHLSPSKKPLDWTTRMRIAEGAAKGLEYLHDTANPPVIYRDLKASNILLDKDYNPKLSDFGLAKVGPIGDKSHVSTRVMGTYGYCAPEYALTGQLTKMSDVYSFGVVLLEIITGRRAIDASRPSNEQNLVHWAKPLFKDKKRYVEMADPLLEGKYPLKGLYQAIAVAAMCLQEQASGRPLVSDIVTALEYLATSSNDHFQDSKKEKYTAKEIGEGDKSKSQDERTRNSLRCKEDNIERV
- the LOC135674663 gene encoding 2-succinylbenzoate--CoA ligase, chloroplastic/peroxisomal-like isoform X2 codes for the protein MAAHSRGHICHCLGRIEAVRRDSPVAISGLRRRTGGELVKGVRSLARGLADSGVARGDVVAVAALNSDQYMELFLAISYVGGIVAPLNHRWGFEEARMAMELVKPKMLAVDEYCSPWAVELQTSDSLSSIKLYLLIGESSSSFNCNHSSLRLNLIQRLAKPMPIIDPICAPEDIALICFTSGTTGKPKGVKISHTALIVQSLAKIAIVGYGEDDVYLHTAPLCHIGGITSCMAMLLAGGCHVFIPKFDAKLTFEEIKNHQVTSFITVPAMMADLISFLRKCNMWSDGETVRKILNGGGGLSEELTKCASHLFPHAKILSAYGMTESCSSLTFMTLFDPMFKNFGVSFHDKINVEADSRHHHLGGVCVGKPPPHIELKICGSSDNCCTSFVGNILTRGLHVMVGYWDSTDVIMAESAENRWLDTGDIGWLDGKGDLWLVGREKSHIKTGGENVYPEEVEAVLSQHPGVFRVVVVGVPDIRFTEKVVACLNIKEGWKWVDHSSKYSLEAKEVSPEIFQDYCRQSNLSRFKIPKIYSLWRRPFPLTTTGKLKRDDIRKEVMSSMQPRSNL
- the LOC135674663 gene encoding 2-succinylbenzoate--CoA ligase, chloroplastic/peroxisomal-like isoform X1; protein product: MAAHSRGHICHCLGRIEAVRRDSPVAISGLRRRTGGELVKGVRSLARGLADSGVARGDVVAVAALNSDQYMELFLAISYVGGIVAPLNHRWGFEEARMAMELVKPKMLAVDEYCSPWAVELQTSDSLSSIKLYLLIGESSSSFNCNHSSLRLNLIQRLAKPMPIIDPICAPEDIALICFTSGTTGKPKGVKISHTALIVQSLAKIAIVGYGEDDVYLHTAPLCHIGGITSCMAMLLAGGCHVFIPKFDAKLTFEEIKNHQVTSFITVPAMMADLISFLSRKCNMWSDGETVRKILNGGGGLSEELTKCASHLFPHAKILSAYGMTESCSSLTFMTLFDPMFKNFGVSFHDKINVEADSRHHHLGGVCVGKPPPHIELKICGSSDNCCTSFVGNILTRGLHVMVGYWDSTDVIMAESAENRWLDTGDIGWLDGKGDLWLVGREKSHIKTGGENVYPEEVEAVLSQHPGVFRVVVVGVPDIRFTEKVVACLNIKEGWKWVDHSSKYSLEAKEVSPEIFQDYCRQSNLSRFKIPKIYSLWRRPFPLTTTGKLKRDDIRKEVMSSMQPRSNL
- the LOC135674663 gene encoding 2-succinylbenzoate--CoA ligase, chloroplastic/peroxisomal-like isoform X3 is translated as MAMELVKPKMLAVDEYCSPWAVELQTSDSLSSIKLYLLIGESSSSFNCNHSSLRLNLIQRLAKPMPIIDPICAPEDIALICFTSGTTGKPKGVKISHTALIVQSLAKIAIVGYGEDDVYLHTAPLCHIGGITSCMAMLLAGGCHVFIPKFDAKLTFEEIKNHQVTSFITVPAMMADLISFLSRKCNMWSDGETVRKILNGGGGLSEELTKCASHLFPHAKILSAYGMTESCSSLTFMTLFDPMFKNFGVSFHDKINVEADSRHHHLGGVCVGKPPPHIELKICGSSDNCCTSFVGNILTRGLHVMVGYWDSTDVIMAESAENRWLDTGDIGWLDGKGDLWLVGREKSHIKTGGENVYPEEVEAVLSQHPGVFRVVVVGVPDIRFTEKVVACLNIKEGWKWVDHSSKYSLEAKEVSPEIFQDYCRQSNLSRFKIPKIYSLWRRPFPLTTTGKLKRDDIRKEVMSSMQPRSNL